The Helianthus annuus cultivar XRQ/B chromosome 15, HanXRQr2.0-SUNRISE, whole genome shotgun sequence genomic sequence agtgattctttcttgtctatctgtttttcctttattttatttttgctttttagtttatctttttatagttttaaaaaccttttcttcaaagtttggttcgattagacgtttacgataagccggtattaaaagctcttgtgtccttggacgacctcggtatcttgccatcactatactacgtccgcgatgggtgcactttccctaacgtgtgtgtagagtgatagtagaatatcgtgttttataaatttaaaattgaaatcagcgagtaaaaagagctaaaaatatactaaaaaataTACTCACACTCACACCCGCACACGTCAGTTGTTCTAGCAGTAATACACAATCTTGTGATTCACCAAATGAATTTGAAAATGGCCTTCTTGAATGGTGATTTGGATGAGGAGATATATATGAAACAACCAgggcaaataaatataaaataaacctACTTGACACACTAAAAATAGTATGAATGGAAGTCAGGTTCGTGTCCACAGGGATGAATCCTTAGATTTCTTTCGTAATTCtctgtataacagtctgtgattagggATTAACCCATTAAtctctataacgaactcgttagcagGTTTGATCGAATTTCATCTAgggttttctttttttcttttctgtTCAATCGCCGCCTTATTTCTGTGTTAGTCTAACGTGGTGTATAGTTCTCTTGGTTTATCGATCACTATAGGATCTAGACTAACCAGGTTTACTATTTGTTGCGAAAGGTTGCATGGAATAGGGTTTGCTAGAATTAGGGTTTTTCTGGTTTTCGGCTTTCTTCTTGTTGAGATTCTGGTGTACGTGTTTTCTGGTGCATGGTTGTTGTTTTCGTTGCTTAAGTGAGAGAGGTGTTTATTTCACAATGGATAATCAGAACAAACCTGTTGATTCTGCTCTTGGAGATCGAGGTAAGCCGCCATTACAATATAAGGGTTTAACTAGTCGTGTGATCAAAATAGATGGTAATCCGGTGTTACCTAGAAGGGGTTCTGTGCAATTGCCGTAGCATGATGCTAAGAAGCTTAATGTGATTGATGAATTATCCAAGATAACGGTTCCGGTTCCTTTACCAGATTATGGGGGTGCGGGTATAAACTTGGCTGTTGGTGATGTGGGTATTAACATGCCTGATGCTGAGTCTCATGGAACTCAGCCGAGTACTGGTTCTACATCAAGTTCTATGTCATATGTAGATACGGTGGCTGCTAATAACTCAAAGAAACTCAATTTCCGCTCACTAAGCGTTGTAATACAGGAAGGTTGTGATGTGGTTTTGCCAAGGGAATCAGTCCGTTCGGTGCAGGATAAGATGGCTAATACTCTTTATGGGTATTTTTTAGGGGATCGGGTAGCTTTTCCAGTGGTTGATTATTTTGTTCGATCGAATTGGAAGAAATATGGCTTGCAAAAAACTATGATGAACGCGAATGGttatttctttttcaaatttaATGATGAGCTTGGTATGTCGAATGTACTTAAGGATGGGCCTTGGATAATCAGATCTCAACCACTATTTCTTGATAGATGGACCCCAACTACTAAGCCCGAAAAGAAAGAGGTAAAGAAGGTACAAATTTGGGTCAAAATCCATGAAGTTCCTCTAGCAGCTTATACGGAGGATGGTCTCAGCTTGATTGCAACAACCATTGGGGAACCAAAGATGCTGGATTCGTTTACTACGTCTAGGTGCATGGACTCATGGGGTCGTAGCAGCTATGCAAGAGCGCTGATTGAGATCTCGGCTGATAAAGAGCCACGAGAAGAAATCACAATGGCAATTCCCGAACCGGAAGGGGAGGGTTTCATTAAAGAGACTATGTATGTGGAGTATGAGTGGAACCCGTATAGATGTGCCACATGTTGTGTGTTTGGTCACTCTGATGAGATGTGCCCGAAGCAACCAATGAAACCAGCTAAAGCTAAACAAGAGGTTCAAAAGCGCAATGCTCAACAAAATAAACCAGTTAAGAAGATGCCTATCGTTGATCAGGAGGGATACACAGAAGTGTATGGGAAGAAAGCTGCTAGAAAGACTGGAATTCCTGTTAACAAACAAAAGTCTAAGTACGAATATCGTCCTGTGGGGCCAAAACCTAAGGGTGGCGGTAACAATGCTTCAACGTCAAACACTTCCAGGTCGAATAATCCGTTTGATATTTTTAATGAAGTGGGTGAGGCTTCGGGTACAACTAAGAGAGTTTCAGAGTTGGATAAGGGGCACGTGGATTCAGATGAAGATGAGGTAGTGGAGGTTTATAATGAAATGGATGATTTTATGATGAATGGGACTTTAAAAATTCATAGTAaacaaggggcaagcactccttctccAGTTGTTACCGATGGTTAGTATCGCTGCGTGGAAtataagggggttgaaccgccctctTAAACAATCAGAGGTTCGTCAGGCGGTGAAGGATTATAATCTTAGTCTATGTGCTATTTTGGAATCTCATGTTGATATGGGTAAGCTGGATAAAGTTTGTAAATCTGTTTTTCGTTCTTGGGAGTGGACATCCAATGGAGCTAAGTGTGATAAAGGTACTAGAATTATTATTGGTTGGAATCCAGCTATATTTGATGTCATGGTTTTGGCTCAATCTGATCAGGTTATGCACATCTAGCTTATTTTTAAGTTGGATAAAAGAATGGTTTTTGGTTCTATTGTCTATGCTGCTAATTATTATGTTTCACGTAGAGCTTTATGGCAAAGTCTCTCCATGCATAAAGCTCTGGTTGGCAATAACCCTTGGTTTATTATGGGTGACTTCAACTCTGCTTTGAATCTTGAAGACAAATCTATGGGGGTTTCATCTATTTCGAATGGCATGAAGGAATTTCAAGCGTGTGTGGACGATATCAAGATGTTTGACATTAATCGGTCGGGTTTCCATTTTACGTGGAACCAAAAGCCAAAGAAGGGCATTGGATTACTGAAGAAAATTGATCGAGTCTTAGGGAATACTCAGTTTGTCGGTTTATTTCCATCTGCAGTTGCTCTTTTCCATCCGTATAGGCTCTCGGACCATTGTCCGTGTATTTTAAAAATCCATGAAGCTGGTAAGATGAAACCGAGATCTTTTAAGTTTCCTAATTTTTTGGTTCATGAACCTAAGTTTCTTGATATTGTTAAAAGTACCTGGGATACTAGAATCAATGGAGTGCATCAATTTTGTGTTGTTAAAAGACTTTGGATCCTTAAGCGGCCTCTTCGAGCTTTATTGTTTAAACAAGGTAATCTTCATAGCAAAACCCAAGCTCTTCGAGATAAACTTGACTCTCTCCAGCAGTCTATTGATTGGGACCCTATGAATGTTGATTTACGAGCTGAAGAAGCTAGCACTACGAGTAGTTATCAGGAAGCTTTGCTAGATGAGGAGCGTTTCTTGAAACAGAAGTCCAAAGTGGACTGGTTGCAAGCTAGTGATATGAATACTGCTTTTTTCCACTCATCGCTGAAAAATAGGAACCATCGCAGCCGCATTGATGTTATTCAGGATTCTGGGGGGAGGGTGTTTGAAGGTGACATGGTTCATAAAGCCATTGTTAACCATTATGAAAACTTCTTGGGTTGCCTAGGAGACGTTTCTCTTACTCCAGCGCCTGATTTATTCTCTAAAACTTTGAACCCGGCCATTGCTGAGCATATGATCCGTCAGGTAACTGTAGAGGAGGTTAAAACGGCTATGTTTTCTATTGGTATCGATAAAGCTCCTGGGCCTGATGGGTACACTGCTGCATTTTTCAAGAGTGCTTGGCATATTATCAGGGTTGATATTTCTAATGCTATTATTGACTTTTTTGACACCGGAAACTTGTTGCGCGAGTTGAATCATACCCTCATTGTCCTTGTTCCAAAGGTCCCTACCCCTTCGGTTGTTACTGATTATCGACCGATAGCTTGCTGCAATGTTTTGTATAAATGCATCAGCAAGATTGTTGCAGATAGAATTAAAGGAGCTCTGAATGATATTGTTAGTGTTAACCAATCTGCTTTTGTGCCAGGTAGGCGAATATCTGATAATATTTTGTTAACTCAAGAGCTTATGCACAATTACCATAGAAATGTTGGGCCTCCACGTTGTGCTTTTAAGGTTGATATACAAAAAGCGTATGACATTGTTGATTGGAGTTTTCTCAGGAGTATTCTTATTGGATTTGGGTTTAATATCAAGATGGTGAATTGGATAATGGTATGTGTTTCTACTACCTCTTATTCTGTTTGTGTTAATGGAAATGTCCATGGTTATTTCAAGGGTAATCGAGGTCTAAGGCAAGGGGATCCGTTATCCTCGTATCTGTTTACTCTTGTTATGGAGATTCTGACAGCCATTTTACATCATTCTCTAAGGATTGATTCTTCGTTCAAGTTTCACAATAGATGTGAAAGGCAGAAAATTATAAACTTGTGTTTAGCAGACGATTTGTTTCTTTTTGCTCGAGGTGAGATTGCATCAGCCAAGTTTATTATGTCTTCTCTTGCTACGTTCACTAAGATGTCGGGGTTGGTGCCTAGTGTTCAAAAAAGCACTGTATTCTTTTGCAACGTTCCCAGTTACATTAAAAGTGCTATTTGAGAATTATGCCGTTTGTGGAAGGTTCGTTGCCCGTGAGGTACTTGGGGGTTCCCTTCATTTCCTCGCGTCTTTTGTATAAAGATTGCAACGTTCTTGTGGAAAAACTTGAGAAACGTATCATGCATTGGAGGAATAGGATGCTTTCTTTTGCAGGCAGGGTTCAACTTATCATTTTAGTTCTATCCTCTATGCATATTTACCGGTCTTCTGTGTTTATTTTGCCGGCTCGGGTGATTAATGACTTGGAAGCTAGAATGAGGAATTTTTTATGGTCTCAAGACTATTCTTTTCATAAAGGAAAGGCGAAGGTTTCATGGAAATCTATTTGTATTCCGAAGTATGAGGGGGGTTTAGGCATTAGACGTATTGGTGATGTTAATAAAGCTCTCATGACTTCTCACATTTGGAGTATTATTACTAACCGACAATTTTTATGGGTTGAGTGGATCCATTCTTAcagattaaaaggtacaagtttTTGGAGATGCACTGTTCCTACAAATTGTTGCTGGTCTTGGTGAAAGCTTTTACAGATTCGGCCTCTAATGAGGAATCACTTTTGGTCCGAGTTAGGTAATGGCGCTAGTACTTCAGTGTGGTATGATAACTGGTGTTCTTTGGGGCCATTGGGAGATTTTTTGTCTCCGAGAACGATCACAAATGCGGGTTTCAGGTTAGATGCTACAGTTGCTGATTTACAGTCAAATGGGGCATGGCGTTGGCCTCCCGTATGGAGGGATGTTTATCCTATTCTTATTCAGGTGGACCAGGTCAACACTGATCCAAATAAATGTGACCGGATGAGGTGGCGAGAAGGGGATCATGTTAGTAACTTTTCTGCTTCGAGTGTCTGGAATTCGATTCGCTATGCAGAACCAGAGATTGATTGGTGCTCTATTGTTTGGTTCCCTCAGTGTATTCCGAGGCATGCTTTCTTTATATGGTTAATCATGAGGGGTAAGTTACTCACACATGACAAAATTCTGATTTGGGATATGTCGCGAAGGAAGaatatgaacatgatgtgttGCCTTTTATGTTACGAGAATTATGACTCTCATAGTCACTTCTTTTTTGAATGCAAATTCTCCTCTCAAGTCTGGCATATGGTTCGTCAAAAGGTAGGCATGGATTCGGTTCAACCTATATGGGGGGATGTCGTGGATTGGCTGTTAGCCCGAGCCCGGTCGAAGTCAGCTACTAACCTAGTTGCGAGAATCTTAGTTGCGGCTAGTGCTTATGTGATTTGGCAAGAGCGGAACGCTAGGTTGTTTAAGAATCAATTAAGACCTCCAGAAACTATTAGTGCAACTATCATTCAAATGGTTCGATACAAACTGATGGGAGTGAAGCTGAAAAACACGGCAGGCGTCCAGAGGCTTCTTGGAGGTTGGGAGATTCATAGAGTTCATAGAGATGTCGATGGTGGTTGAGTAgttgtttgtttattttaatGTTGGTTGCTAGATTTGAGTCTAGTGGATAGTTTTAGCTTGGTTTGCTAGTTTGTCGTTTTTGTttactttcatggggcatgtcCCATGATTAAACTAGTGTAGGTTTTTCTACACTACTTATTTTATttgttgtgaatatatagaatcaccggggtaaccctttacccaaaaaaatatGAAACAACCAGAGGGTTTTATTATGCCTGGCAATGAGCATAAGGTGTGTAAGCTAGTTAAGTCATTGTATGGCTTAAAGCAAGCACCCAAACAGTGGCATCAAAAGTTTGATGATGTGGTTTTGTCCAATGGTTTAGTATTAAACCAAACGAACAAGTGTGTATATAGAAATTTTGATGCTTTTAGAGAAGGAGTCATAATTTGTCTATATGTAGATGACATGTTGATCTTTGGTACTGGCCAAGATCAAGTTGATAAAACAAAGAAATTTTTGTCATCTTGCTATGACATGAAAGATATGGGGAGGCAGAAGTGATCCTTGGTATAAGGATCAAATGATAAACCAATGGTATATTGATCTCTCAATCTCATTATATTGAGAAGATGTTGAAAAAGTTTAATTTTCATGATAGTTCTCCGGTTAGCATTCCAAGGGATCCTTCTTTAAAGCTCTCACCTAATAAAGGTGTGGCTGTAAGCCAACTTGAATATTCAAGGGCTATTGGATCTCTCATGTATGATATAATTAGCAATAGACCGGATATAGCTTATGTTGTTGGAAAGCTTAGTAGGTATACTATCAATCTAGGTGTAAGTCATTGGCAAGCTATGAATCGATATTTAGGTACTTGAAAGGTACCATGAAATATGGTTTGACTTACGTTGGATTTCCTTCAGTTTTAGAAGGTTATTCGGATGCAAGCGGGATTAACAACTTGGAAGATCATTCTTCCACAAGTGGATGGACTTTTCTGCTTGGAGGAGGTGCCATATCTTAGGCATCTAAGAAACAGACTTGCATAACTGATTCAACAATGGAATTTGAGTTTGTAGCATTAGCTGCTGTTGGCAAAGAAGCTGAGTGGCTAAGAAACTTGATTTATGAGATTCCATTGTGGCCTTAACCTATATCACCAATATCTATTAGATGTGATAGTGCTGCTACCTTGGCTAAGGCCTGTAGCCAAGTGTATAATGGGAAGTCTAATCACTTAGATGTTAGACACAACATGATTCATGAGCTCATCATGCATGGGGGTGATATCGGTGGAGTTTGTGAGAACTCAACAAAATTTAACTGATCATTTAGCCAAGAAGTTATGTAGAGATATTGTGTACAGGGCGGCTATAGGGATGGGATTAAAGTCCACATGAAATTTCTCGTGTTAAGATACCCAATTCCCACCTAATATGACATTAGGTGTTGAGTTCAATGTGGAAAGCTTAACATCTAGAAATTGGAACACATTAGTAGCATCATCACAAGGTATGTGTTCAGACCTGCGAGTTAAAGGAGTTTGAAGGTTTTCTTCTTAATAGTTCTTTGAAAAATTGCATATGCAGATGCAAGAATGAAGAGCTACCTATATGAGCATGAAGTTTAGCATCTTCAAGAAGCTAGGAGGCTTTCATACGTTCATTGAAGGATAGGACACATGCTAGTAAAAATAGCGTCAAGAAAGAACATAAGAGTATGTAAACTTGTGTGTATATTATCTTCATGTATTCACTATGAGTAGAAAGGGTTCAATCGTTAGTGATACCCCCATATTCGAATATTTGAAATGTGTAATATATAAATGTGAAATTTAATCATCACGATATTTCATTTATGCATAAATTTGATGTGAATTTGTTTAAGTTAATCAAGGATTACGCTAAATGGGGGAGGTCTGTTAGATATTTGTAGTGTAATCGGGATTAACTTGGTGCCCAAAGGTAATTATAATGTACATCgaacaagttaggaggtgcgggagtgTACGTTTTTTCGGGTGTTCGGCCGCAGTTCCGAATGGGGTTCCAAGGGGGCAACGCCCCCTACGCGGGGGTCCGAGGGCAGCGTCCCTGGGAATAGGGTCCAAGGGGCAAAGCCCCTGGCTGGGCTcgtattttattttagttaaatgGCTTTATAAAAAATGCCACATAAATTATTTTTTT encodes the following:
- the LOC118487562 gene encoding secreted RxLR effector protein 161-like, translating into MLKKFNFHDSSPVSIPRDPSLKLSPNKGVAVSQLEYSRAIGSLMYDIISNRPDIAYVVGKLSRYTINLGVSHWQAMNRYLVLEGYSDASGINNLEDHSSTSGWTFLLGGGAIS